From Myxococcales bacterium, the proteins below share one genomic window:
- the asnS gene encoding asparagine--tRNA ligase: MQVSVDDVLKGRGAAKVGETVTVGGWVRTRRDSKAGLSFIALSDGSCFDTLQLVAKSDLENYADVQKLTSGCSIEASGTVKASEGKGQSVEIEVTSITVVGWVADPDTYPISQKRHTFEYLREVAHLRPRTNTFGAVARMRHALSQAIHRFFHDRGYFWVHTPIITASDCEGAGQMFRVSTLDFLHADEKKKLDAQDDFFGREAYLTVSGQLNVETYAMALSKVYTFGPTFRAENSNTARHLAEFWMVEPEISFCDLSKLATVAEEFLKVVIATVLEERADDMKFFEERIQPGLIARLRHVVDSPFKRIDYGEAVDVLQKSGKAFEFAPTWGADLQTEHERYLTEEAFKQPVVVMNYPKDIKSFYMRQNDDGKTVAAMDVLAGGIGEIIGGSQREERLDRLDLRIDELGLQKEAYWWYRDLRRYGTVPHAGFGLGFERLVMFVTGMANIRDVIPFPRTPKSAPF; this comes from the coding sequence ATGCAGGTTTCCGTCGATGACGTGCTGAAAGGCCGGGGCGCGGCCAAGGTGGGTGAGACCGTGACGGTGGGCGGCTGGGTCCGCACCCGCCGCGACTCCAAGGCGGGGCTCTCGTTCATCGCCCTCTCGGACGGGTCGTGCTTCGACACGCTCCAGCTCGTCGCCAAGAGCGACCTCGAGAACTACGCGGACGTCCAGAAGCTCACGAGCGGGTGCTCGATCGAGGCCTCGGGCACGGTCAAAGCGAGCGAGGGCAAGGGCCAGAGCGTCGAGATCGAGGTCACGTCGATCACGGTCGTGGGCTGGGTGGCCGACCCGGACACCTACCCCATCAGCCAGAAGCGCCACACGTTCGAGTACCTCCGCGAGGTGGCGCACCTCCGCCCGCGCACGAACACGTTCGGCGCCGTGGCCCGCATGCGCCACGCCCTGTCGCAGGCGATCCACCGGTTTTTCCACGATCGCGGCTACTTCTGGGTGCACACGCCGATCATCACGGCGTCCGACTGCGAGGGCGCCGGCCAGATGTTCCGCGTGTCGACGCTCGACTTCTTGCACGCCGACGAGAAGAAGAAGCTCGACGCCCAAGACGACTTCTTCGGCCGCGAGGCGTACCTCACGGTCTCGGGCCAGCTCAACGTCGAGACGTACGCGATGGCCCTCTCGAAGGTGTACACGTTCGGACCGACCTTCCGCGCCGAGAACTCGAACACCGCGCGTCACCTCGCCGAGTTCTGGATGGTCGAGCCCGAGATCTCGTTCTGCGACCTCTCGAAGCTGGCCACGGTCGCCGAAGAGTTCCTCAAGGTCGTCATCGCCACGGTGCTCGAAGAACGCGCGGACGACATGAAGTTCTTCGAGGAGCGCATCCAGCCGGGCCTCATCGCGCGCCTCCGCCACGTGGTCGACTCGCCGTTCAAGCGCATCGACTACGGCGAGGCGGTCGACGTGCTCCAAAAGTCGGGGAAGGCGTTCGAGTTCGCGCCGACGTGGGGCGCCGATCTGCAGACGGAGCACGAGCGGTACCTGACCGAAGAGGCCTTCAAGCAGCCGGTCGTCGTGATGAACTATCCGAAGGACATCAAATCCTTCTACATGCGCCAGAACGACGACGGAAAGACCGTGGCCGCGATGGACGTGCTCGCGGGCGGCATCGGCGAGATCATCGGCGGCTCGCAGCGCGAGGAGCGCCTCGATCGGCTCGACCTCCGCATCGACGAGCTGGGCCTCCAGAAAGAGGCCTACTGGTGGTACCGCGACCTCCGCCGCTACGGGACGGTTCCGCACGCGGGCTTCGGGCTCGGCTTCGAGCGGCTCGTCATGTTCGTCACGGGGATGGCCAACATCCGCGACGTGATCCCGTTCCCGCGCACGCCCAAGTCGGCCCCCTTCTGA
- a CDS encoding RNA methyltransferase — protein MALYGSSTTSDMGTVVECRHAERCGGCPILNLTYGEQLLVKRGRVVQSVTRYPSLELVYTEPLVPAEPITEYRTRAKLIVGPGGSVGLYGRGGGHHVVDIPGCRVLSPALARAADLLRQRIIVDEREGGPLAPAADGRGALRAIDLRETRTEPDAPAAVLVTLVMSRQRCPAESVLTTLAEHLREAHPFIAGVAVSLHDGESPQVLGSETRVLSGEGAVLDRVGRSLHLATYGSFVQSHRGQAGNIHALLVDALGLERSPAPKRVLDLYGGSGSIAIALAAAGAKVTLVESFPPAVEQAVAAALLQGLSIEAECQDVGTSLKERFGRGEAFDCAVVNPSRRGMGPVARDGLAKLEIPTIAYVSCDPDTLARDLDHFVRLGYGTTTLRPLDMIPLTEEVETVSILRRGASPTPPVLFEDDDVLVVAKAPHEPVLPRADGAPGVSLKERAMRLPGIRSLRPVGRDDTSTSGIVFFAKSDESHDLFTRAFVAPSTRRVYVAYVRGVTPQKGTIARDLREDGRTHPARTRYRRLAIAGGHSVLRVVPEQERPHQVRRHLAAIGHPVLGDERYGHPPSNRFFEERNGLDRTFLHGVRVEIDHPRTGIRLLLESPLHGDLRSVLERTSGAGTLRFLEQKHALGSGPLSSFPPPSESESPESALELDLGAPSVRLDLTGDDDDSRGSVF, from the coding sequence ATGGCGCTTTACGGCTCTTCGACGACGAGCGACATGGGCACGGTCGTCGAGTGCCGTCACGCGGAGCGGTGTGGTGGGTGCCCGATCCTGAACCTCACCTACGGCGAGCAGCTCCTCGTGAAACGCGGACGCGTCGTCCAGTCGGTCACGCGGTACCCGAGCCTCGAGCTCGTCTACACCGAGCCGCTGGTGCCGGCCGAGCCCATCACCGAGTACCGCACGCGCGCGAAGCTCATCGTCGGTCCGGGCGGCTCGGTCGGCCTCTACGGTCGCGGCGGCGGTCACCACGTGGTCGACATCCCCGGGTGCCGGGTGCTCTCCCCGGCGCTCGCGCGGGCGGCCGACCTCCTCCGGCAGCGAATCATAGTCGACGAGCGCGAGGGGGGCCCGCTCGCCCCCGCCGCCGATGGGCGCGGAGCGTTGCGTGCCATCGACCTCCGCGAGACCCGGACCGAGCCCGACGCGCCCGCGGCGGTGCTGGTGACGCTCGTCATGTCGCGCCAGAGGTGCCCCGCGGAGAGCGTGCTCACGACCCTCGCCGAGCACCTCCGCGAGGCACACCCCTTCATCGCGGGAGTCGCCGTGAGCCTCCACGACGGCGAGAGCCCCCAGGTGCTCGGCTCCGAGACACGAGTTCTCTCGGGTGAGGGGGCCGTGCTCGATCGTGTGGGGCGATCTCTGCACCTTGCGACGTACGGCTCCTTCGTACAGTCGCATCGCGGGCAGGCGGGCAACATCCACGCGCTGCTCGTCGATGCGCTCGGGCTCGAACGGAGCCCGGCCCCGAAACGCGTCCTCGACCTCTATGGCGGGTCGGGCTCGATCGCGATCGCCCTCGCGGCGGCGGGCGCGAAGGTGACGTTGGTCGAGTCGTTCCCTCCGGCGGTCGAGCAAGCGGTAGCGGCCGCGCTCCTCCAGGGCCTGTCGATCGAGGCCGAATGCCAGGACGTGGGCACGAGCCTGAAGGAGCGCTTCGGGCGCGGTGAGGCCTTCGACTGCGCGGTCGTCAACCCATCGCGCCGCGGGATGGGCCCGGTCGCCCGAGACGGCCTCGCGAAGCTCGAGATCCCCACGATCGCCTACGTTTCGTGCGATCCCGACACCCTCGCGCGCGACCTCGACCACTTCGTGCGGCTCGGGTACGGAACGACCACCTTGCGCCCCCTCGACATGATCCCTCTCACCGAGGAGGTCGAGACGGTCTCGATCCTGCGCCGAGGGGCGTCGCCGACCCCGCCCGTGCTCTTCGAGGACGACGACGTGCTCGTCGTCGCGAAGGCCCCCCACGAGCCGGTCCTGCCCCGCGCCGATGGGGCTCCCGGGGTGTCGCTGAAAGAGCGCGCGATGCGCTTGCCCGGGATCCGATCGCTCCGGCCCGTCGGCCGCGACGACACGAGCACCAGCGGGATCGTCTTCTTCGCCAAGTCGGACGAGAGTCACGACCTCTTCACGCGCGCCTTCGTCGCGCCGTCCACCCGCCGGGTGTACGTGGCGTACGTGCGCGGTGTGACGCCTCAGAAGGGCACGATCGCGCGCGACCTCCGCGAGGACGGACGGACCCACCCCGCTCGTACCCGCTACCGACGGCTCGCGATCGCGGGAGGCCACAGCGTGCTGCGCGTGGTGCCCGAGCAAGAGCGGCCCCACCAGGTGCGAAGGCACCTCGCCGCGATAGGTCACCCGGTGCTCGGCGACGAGCGCTACGGGCACCCCCCGTCGAACCGCTTCTTCGAGGAGCGTAACGGGCTCGATCGCACGTTCCTTCATGGGGTACGCGTCGAGATCGACCACCCCCGCACCGGCATTCGGCTCTTGCTCGAGAGCCCGCTCCACGGGGATCTGAGGTCCGTCCTCGAGCGCACGAGCGGCGCGGGGACCCTTCGCTTTCTCGAACAAAAACACGCACTTGGATCGGGCCCACTGTCGAGCTTCCCGCCGCCTTCGGAGTCCGAGTCGCCCGAGAGCGCGCTCGAGCTCGACCTCGGCGCTCCGTCGGTGCGTCTCGATCTCACCGGCGACGACGACGACTCGCGCGGGAGCGTCTTCTGA
- a CDS encoding protein kinase has protein sequence MEALPQPGQVVAGKYRLVRVLGEGGMGVVYEAEHTRLGQKVALKMLLPELVPVDDLVQRFDREARAASQLKSRHTARVMDVDVTEGGVPYMVLELLHGRDLDAELGARKAIPVGEAVDYVLQVCAAIDEAHALGIVHRDLKPSNVFLSDERGGRVAKVLDFGISKVSSEGDARLTAAEAVMGTAMYMAPEQVKSSRNVDARADIWSLGVVLYELLSGRAPFVGTPTQVVAAIVSEDAPAIGTLVDVPAPIASAIARCLARDPAGRFGSVRELMREIAPFAPAGSLGALSAQEALRDEPSRVVATSPGAVRGDAKTVLSWGSPGPERGSTLTKWVGVGSIVVALGLVGVIAGQIHGRAQGSGGKAVASGAPSGSSTAAPPVTPSAAPSIAAVSTSLPSATVTALPAASAAPVPIPVAQPSSTPKPGTIVKPKGEPSAVSPPVPSAPPKPPPVVPPTPTVDPNHL, from the coding sequence GTGGAGGCGTTACCTCAGCCCGGTCAAGTGGTCGCGGGAAAGTACCGCCTGGTCCGTGTGCTCGGCGAAGGTGGCATGGGCGTCGTCTACGAGGCCGAGCACACCCGTCTCGGTCAGAAGGTCGCGCTGAAGATGCTCCTCCCGGAGCTCGTCCCGGTCGACGATCTCGTCCAACGCTTCGACCGCGAGGCCCGCGCGGCGAGCCAACTGAAGAGCCGCCACACGGCCCGCGTGATGGACGTCGACGTCACCGAAGGCGGCGTCCCGTACATGGTGCTCGAGCTCCTCCACGGCAGAGATCTCGACGCCGAGCTCGGCGCGCGGAAGGCGATCCCTGTCGGCGAAGCGGTCGACTACGTCCTCCAAGTGTGTGCGGCGATCGACGAAGCCCACGCCCTCGGCATCGTGCATCGCGACCTGAAGCCGTCGAACGTGTTCCTCTCGGACGAGCGTGGCGGCCGCGTCGCCAAGGTCCTCGACTTCGGCATCTCCAAGGTATCGAGCGAAGGGGACGCGCGCCTCACGGCGGCGGAGGCCGTCATGGGGACGGCCATGTACATGGCGCCCGAGCAGGTGAAGTCTTCCCGCAACGTCGACGCACGCGCGGACATTTGGTCCCTCGGGGTGGTGCTCTACGAGCTGCTCTCGGGGCGCGCTCCTTTCGTCGGTACGCCCACGCAGGTCGTGGCTGCCATCGTCTCCGAGGACGCTCCGGCCATCGGCACGCTCGTCGATGTCCCGGCGCCGATCGCGTCGGCCATCGCGCGGTGCCTCGCACGCGACCCTGCGGGCCGTTTCGGCTCCGTGCGTGAGCTCATGCGGGAGATAGCCCCGTTCGCGCCTGCCGGTAGCCTCGGCGCGCTGTCGGCCCAGGAGGCCCTCCGCGACGAACCCTCGAGGGTCGTTGCGACGTCGCCGGGCGCCGTGCGAGGCGATGCGAAGACCGTGCTCTCGTGGGGCTCTCCCGGGCCCGAGCGCGGCTCGACGCTCACGAAGTGGGTCGGCGTCGGGTCGATCGTCGTCGCGCTCGGGTTGGTCGGCGTCATCGCGGGGCAGATTCATGGTCGCGCGCAGGGCTCGGGAGGCAAGGCCGTCGCGTCGGGGGCCCCGAGCGGGTCGAGCACGGCCGCACCTCCCGTGACGCCGAGCGCGGCCCCTTCGATCGCAGCGGTGTCGACCTCACTCCCTTCTGCGACGGTCACCGCATTGCCCGCCGCGAGCGCAGCCCCGGTGCCGATCCCGGTCGCACAGCCATCGTCCACCCCGAAGCCCGGCACGATCGTGAAGCCGAAGGGCGAGCCGTCGGCGGTATCGCCACCCGTACCGTCCGCCCCGCCGAAGCCTCCTCCGGTAGTTCCTCCCACGCCCACGGTCGACCCCAACCATCTGTGA
- a CDS encoding glycogen synthase, whose amino-acid sequence MGLKIVMVSAEVETLARTGGLGDAVAALAVQLAHMGHDVLVVTPHYGTTRASVPRVPWSDGLVVGEGALAREVRVLELPRVERAGGGTLRTCLVSDPGLFDRAGIYGDTRGPFGDNDLRFSTLSRAALAIAARVFGDPRDGAGPDVVHAHDWHAALTIVHAKALGPEWARVPTVLTLHNVSYQGVLDVSAVARLGLPEWVVSPEIGGHEGALNLVKAAIALADRVTTVSPSHAREILTPEGGFGLDAHLRAHASKVSGILNGIDELRFDPGLDGEIARKYDFASFVGGRRVCKAALLEELGLDADVSRPLFGLVSRLTWQKGIDLVLPLVDTLVDRGARLAFLGTGERDLEAGLLEAAHRHPGRVAARITFDDGLARRMYAGLDFVLVPSRFEPCGLTQMYAMRYGAIPIVTPTGGLADSVSPVSVAHDTGTGIVAHGATVDDVLVACDDAFVLYGDEVGRRQVIERAMARDASWGASARAYVELFRAIAH is encoded by the coding sequence ATGGGCCTCAAGATCGTCATGGTCTCGGCGGAGGTCGAGACCCTCGCGCGCACGGGTGGGCTCGGAGATGCCGTCGCAGCGCTCGCCGTCCAGCTCGCGCACATGGGGCACGACGTGCTCGTCGTCACCCCTCACTACGGAACCACACGCGCATCCGTCCCGCGCGTCCCGTGGTCGGACGGGCTCGTGGTCGGCGAGGGCGCCTTGGCTCGTGAGGTCCGGGTGCTCGAGCTGCCTCGGGTCGAGCGTGCGGGCGGAGGGACCCTTCGCACCTGCCTCGTCTCGGATCCCGGCCTCTTCGACCGTGCGGGGATCTACGGAGACACGCGCGGCCCGTTCGGCGACAACGATCTGCGCTTCTCGACGTTGTCACGGGCCGCCCTCGCGATCGCCGCGCGTGTCTTCGGCGATCCCCGGGACGGCGCCGGTCCCGACGTGGTCCACGCGCACGACTGGCATGCGGCCCTTACGATCGTGCATGCGAAGGCTCTAGGTCCCGAGTGGGCGAGGGTGCCCACGGTGCTGACGCTGCACAACGTCTCGTACCAAGGCGTGCTCGACGTCTCGGCGGTGGCGCGCCTCGGCCTCCCCGAGTGGGTGGTCTCGCCCGAGATCGGCGGCCACGAGGGCGCGCTCAACCTCGTGAAGGCCGCGATCGCCCTCGCGGATCGTGTCACGACCGTGAGCCCGTCCCACGCGCGCGAGATCCTCACCCCCGAGGGGGGCTTCGGGCTCGACGCGCACCTCCGCGCACACGCCTCGAAGGTGAGCGGAATCCTCAATGGAATCGACGAGTTGCGCTTCGATCCTGGTCTCGACGGGGAGATCGCTCGAAAGTACGATTTTGCGTCGTTCGTCGGCGGGCGCCGCGTGTGCAAAGCGGCCCTGCTCGAGGAGCTCGGCCTCGACGCGGACGTCTCGCGGCCTCTCTTCGGCCTCGTGTCGCGCCTCACCTGGCAGAAGGGCATCGACCTCGTGCTGCCGCTCGTCGACACGCTGGTCGATCGGGGGGCGCGGCTCGCGTTCCTCGGCACGGGAGAACGCGACCTCGAGGCGGGCCTCCTCGAAGCGGCGCACCGTCACCCGGGGCGGGTCGCCGCGCGCATCACGTTCGACGACGGGCTCGCGCGGCGTATGTACGCGGGCCTCGATTTCGTCCTCGTGCCGTCGCGCTTCGAGCCGTGTGGGCTCACGCAGATGTACGCGATGCGCTACGGGGCCATCCCGATCGTGACGCCGACGGGTGGCCTCGCCGACTCGGTGAGCCCGGTCTCCGTCGCTCACGACACGGGCACGGGGATCGTGGCCCACGGGGCGACGGTCGACGACGTCCTGGTCGCTTGCGACGACGCGTTCGTCCTCTACGGTGACGAGGTCGGGCGCCGCCAGGTCATCGAGCGCGCGATGGCGCGAGACGCCTCGTGGGGCGCCTCGGCGCGGGCCTACGTGGAGCTCTTTCGCGCGATCGCGCACTGA
- a CDS encoding PEGA domain-containing protein: MHLPSKPPTYRARPIARLFSLTVLAMGLLGPCAARAQSTPTDPATASAELKRQGGAAMDRLDFAAAEEAYRKAVELTPTDTTLHYNLGKVHQARGNYPAAVDELEIFLRDASPELRAKVPRILEVVAELRARVATVSLVCTVDEPAALIELGGVQVSRGCRTAGSMIRVSIPHGNPQTTLKIVSASHRAQDTALLLKSGGPLPVRVDLVPKATSGTLRLRTEPMGATILVDGQARGNPPIELYLAPGSHEVVAKLEAYKDATVPVIIELGQTKDLVVPLSKPEPVTKKWWFWTGVVTVVAAAVIVPIAIATAPEPEVDAGSLGKVVAPLARF; encoded by the coding sequence ATGCACCTTCCTTCGAAGCCTCCGACGTACCGCGCCCGCCCGATCGCGCGCCTCTTCTCGCTGACCGTGCTCGCGATGGGGCTCTTGGGTCCTTGTGCGGCTCGGGCGCAATCGACGCCCACCGACCCGGCCACCGCGTCGGCCGAGCTCAAACGCCAGGGCGGCGCGGCGATGGATCGCCTGGATTTCGCAGCGGCCGAAGAGGCATACCGAAAGGCCGTCGAGCTCACGCCGACGGATACCACCCTTCACTACAACCTCGGCAAGGTGCACCAGGCCCGCGGGAACTACCCCGCGGCGGTGGACGAGCTTGAGATCTTCCTTCGCGATGCGTCTCCGGAGCTGCGCGCGAAGGTGCCACGCATCCTCGAGGTCGTCGCCGAGCTGCGCGCGCGCGTCGCCACCGTGTCTCTCGTGTGCACGGTCGACGAGCCCGCGGCGTTGATCGAGCTCGGGGGCGTCCAGGTGAGCCGTGGATGCAGGACCGCCGGTTCGATGATCCGCGTCTCGATCCCGCACGGCAACCCGCAGACGACCTTGAAGATCGTGTCGGCGTCGCATCGGGCTCAAGACACCGCGTTGCTCCTGAAGTCGGGCGGACCGCTCCCGGTGCGGGTCGACCTCGTGCCCAAGGCCACGTCCGGGACGCTCCGGCTCCGCACCGAGCCCATGGGCGCTACGATCCTCGTCGACGGTCAAGCGCGTGGAAACCCGCCGATCGAGCTCTACCTCGCGCCCGGCTCTCACGAGGTCGTCGCCAAGCTCGAGGCCTACAAGGACGCGACCGTGCCCGTGATCATCGAGCTCGGGCAGACGAAGGACCTCGTCGTCCCGCTGTCGAAGCCGGAGCCCGTCACGAAGAAGTGGTGGTTCTGGACGGGCGTCGTGACCGTCGTCGCCGCGGCCGTCATCGTGCCCATCGCGATCGCGACGGCTCCCGAGCCCGAGGTCGACGCGGGGTCGCTCGGTAAGGTGGTGGCCCCGCTCGCGCGGTTCTGA
- a CDS encoding acyl-CoA thioesterase, producing the protein MVPRPAQASETHMTEYVLPQHANALGNVFGGQIMAWMDVCAAITAQRHTGEMCVTAFVDDLKFQSPVKVGEVVRLSARLSAVFRTSMEIEVHVHGEDARSGRTWPCVDARLTFVAIDAHGKAVPVPPLALDDETTRASQAAGEERRKARLRTNDPSRA; encoded by the coding sequence ATGGTGCCCCGACCCGCCCAGGCCTCCGAGACCCACATGACCGAGTACGTGCTGCCGCAGCACGCGAACGCGCTCGGGAACGTGTTCGGCGGTCAGATCATGGCGTGGATGGACGTATGCGCCGCGATCACCGCGCAGCGGCACACGGGAGAGATGTGCGTCACGGCCTTCGTGGATGACTTAAAATTTCAAAGCCCCGTAAAAGTGGGCGAGGTCGTCCGGCTGTCCGCGCGCCTCTCGGCCGTATTTCGGACGTCGATGGAGATCGAGGTCCACGTGCACGGCGAGGACGCGCGCTCGGGCCGTACGTGGCCCTGCGTGGACGCGCGCCTCACGTTCGTGGCGATCGACGCGCACGGGAAGGCCGTGCCGGTGCCTCCCCTCGCCCTCGACGACGAGACCACGCGGGCCTCGCAGGCCGCGGGTGAAGAGCGCCGCAAGGCTCGCCTCCGAACGAACGACCCGAGCCGCGCGTGA